A region of Coccinella septempunctata chromosome 5, icCocSept1.1, whole genome shotgun sequence DNA encodes the following proteins:
- the LOC123313089 gene encoding sedoheptulokinase-like isoform X3, protein MDGYALGIDIGTTSVKVCVLNLRDNVVVAEQSKDTQSNVPSDQGIDGNKQDVPKILSAINTCVAKFSKDLLQQVIRIGVCGQMHGVMFWQHKSSKAWERIEKDGMLVRYDVKPDQVSNLYTWQDNRCTREFLDTLPKPDSHLRVYSGFGIATMFWMIKNRPDEMEKYNRAGTIQDFAVSMLCDSDTHYISEQNAASWGYFNCRTYKWNLEMLEEAGFPIEILPEIKMSGQIAGYLADTWHSIPQGTPIGIAMGDLQCSVLSTIEEGTDATLNISTSAQIAYVVNKKLQDDELGGPPKETSMTYLPYFNNTFLAVAASLNGGNSLATFVRVLQQWILEFGFSIPQGKVWTKLIDLSKEEKAYSDLEVNPTCWGERHNPELTASVSNINVGNLGLGQVFKAMCEGLIKNLHSMMPKEVLEDASVKRIVCSGSGITRNETLQNAVKDIYGLPFKLAKGSDAAKGAAMAMKPTEIQ, encoded by the exons ATGGATGGATACGCTTTAGGAATAGACATTGGCACCACTTCCGTGAAGGTTTGTGTGTTGAATCTTAGAGATAATGTTGTGGTTGCTGAACAAAGTAAAGATACACAGTCTAACGTTCCTAGTGATCAAGGCATAGATGGTAACAAACAAGATGTACCTAAAATATTATCAGCCATCAACACCTGTGTGGCTAAGTTCTCCAAGGATCTGTTGCAACAG GTGATTAGAATAGGTGTCTGTGGACAAATGCACGGAGTGATGTTTTGGCAGCATAAATCCTCTAAGGCTTGGGAAAGGATAGAAAAAGACGGGATGCTAGTTAGATACGACGTGAAACCTGATCAAGTATCTAATCTTTACACTTGGCAGGACAATAGATGTACTAGGGAATTTTTGGATACCCTGCCTAAACCAGATTCCCATCTAAGGGTTTATAGTGGTTTTGGAATTGCAACGATGTTCTGGATGATCAAAAATCG ACCTGAcgaaatggaaaaatataaCCGGGCTGGCACAATTCAAGATTTCGCTGTATCGATGTTATGCGATAGCGACACACATTACATTTCTGAACAGAACGCTGCGAGTTGGGGTTATTTCAATTGCAGAACGTACAAATGGAACTTGGAAATGTTGGAGGAAGCCGGTTTTCCTATCGAAATATTGCCCGAGATCAAAATGAGCGGACAAATAGCCGGGTACTTGGCCGATACTTGGCATTCCATTCCTCAAGGAACTCCCATAG GTATTGCAATGGGAGATCTCCAATGTTCCGTGCTCTCTACAATCGAGGAGGGCACAGATGCAACTCTTAACATCTCGACATCCGCACAGATAGCATACGTTGTGAACAAAAAACTGCAAGATGATGAACTTGGGGGCCCTCCCAAAGAAACGTCCATGACATATCTGCCCTACTTCAACAACACCTTTTTGGCCGTTGCTGCTTCCCTGAACGGGGGCAATTCTCTGGCTACCTTCGTCAGGGTGCTGCAACAGTGGATTTTGGAATTCGGTTTTTCCATACCTCAAG GTAAGGTCTGGACGAAGCTTATAGATTTGAGCAAAGAGGAAAAGGCCTACTCAGACCTGGAGGTAAACCCAACATGTTGGGGCGAAAGGCATAACCCCGAATTGACGGCCAGTGTGTCGAACATCAATGTGGGAAATTTGGGTTTGGGGCAGGTTTTCAAGGCGATGTGCGAGGGTTTGATTAAGAATCTACACAG CATGATGCCGAAGGAGGTGCTAGAAGATGCCAGCGTGAAAAGAATAGTTTGTAGCGGTTCGGGTATCACGAGGAACGAAACTTTACAAAACGCCGTCAAAGATATCTACGGTCTTCCTTTCAAACTAGCCAAAGGCTCGGATGCAGCGAAGGGAGCAGCAATGGCTATGAAGCCAACTGAGATTCAATGA
- the LOC123313089 gene encoding sedoheptulokinase-like isoform X1, which produces MLKVVDMDGYALGIDIGTTSVKVCVLNLRDNVVVAEQSKDTQSNVPSDQGIDGNKQDVPKILSAINTCVAKFSKDLLQQVIRIGVCGQMHGVMFWQHKSSKAWERIEKDGMLVRYDVKPDQVSNLYTWQDNRCTREFLDTLPKPDSHLRVYSGFGIATMFWMIKNRPDEMEKYNRAGTIQDFAVSMLCDSDTHYISEQNAASWGYFNCRTYKWNLEMLEEAGFPIEILPEIKMSGQIAGYLADTWHSIPQGTPIGIAMGDLQCSVLSTIEEGTDATLNISTSAQIAYVVNKKLQDDELGGPPKETSMTYLPYFNNTFLAVAASLNGGNSLATFVRVLQQWILEFGFSIPQGKVWTKLIDLSKEEKAYSDLEVNPTCWGERHNPELTASVSNINVGNLGLGQVFKAMCEGLIKNLHSMMPKEVLEDASVKRIVCSGSGITRNETLQNAVKDIYGLPFKLAKGSDAAKGAAMAMKPTEIQ; this is translated from the exons ATGCTGAAGGTA GTAGATATGGATGGATACGCTTTAGGAATAGACATTGGCACCACTTCCGTGAAGGTTTGTGTGTTGAATCTTAGAGATAATGTTGTGGTTGCTGAACAAAGTAAAGATACACAGTCTAACGTTCCTAGTGATCAAGGCATAGATGGTAACAAACAAGATGTACCTAAAATATTATCAGCCATCAACACCTGTGTGGCTAAGTTCTCCAAGGATCTGTTGCAACAG GTGATTAGAATAGGTGTCTGTGGACAAATGCACGGAGTGATGTTTTGGCAGCATAAATCCTCTAAGGCTTGGGAAAGGATAGAAAAAGACGGGATGCTAGTTAGATACGACGTGAAACCTGATCAAGTATCTAATCTTTACACTTGGCAGGACAATAGATGTACTAGGGAATTTTTGGATACCCTGCCTAAACCAGATTCCCATCTAAGGGTTTATAGTGGTTTTGGAATTGCAACGATGTTCTGGATGATCAAAAATCG ACCTGAcgaaatggaaaaatataaCCGGGCTGGCACAATTCAAGATTTCGCTGTATCGATGTTATGCGATAGCGACACACATTACATTTCTGAACAGAACGCTGCGAGTTGGGGTTATTTCAATTGCAGAACGTACAAATGGAACTTGGAAATGTTGGAGGAAGCCGGTTTTCCTATCGAAATATTGCCCGAGATCAAAATGAGCGGACAAATAGCCGGGTACTTGGCCGATACTTGGCATTCCATTCCTCAAGGAACTCCCATAG GTATTGCAATGGGAGATCTCCAATGTTCCGTGCTCTCTACAATCGAGGAGGGCACAGATGCAACTCTTAACATCTCGACATCCGCACAGATAGCATACGTTGTGAACAAAAAACTGCAAGATGATGAACTTGGGGGCCCTCCCAAAGAAACGTCCATGACATATCTGCCCTACTTCAACAACACCTTTTTGGCCGTTGCTGCTTCCCTGAACGGGGGCAATTCTCTGGCTACCTTCGTCAGGGTGCTGCAACAGTGGATTTTGGAATTCGGTTTTTCCATACCTCAAG GTAAGGTCTGGACGAAGCTTATAGATTTGAGCAAAGAGGAAAAGGCCTACTCAGACCTGGAGGTAAACCCAACATGTTGGGGCGAAAGGCATAACCCCGAATTGACGGCCAGTGTGTCGAACATCAATGTGGGAAATTTGGGTTTGGGGCAGGTTTTCAAGGCGATGTGCGAGGGTTTGATTAAGAATCTACACAG CATGATGCCGAAGGAGGTGCTAGAAGATGCCAGCGTGAAAAGAATAGTTTGTAGCGGTTCGGGTATCACGAGGAACGAAACTTTACAAAACGCCGTCAAAGATATCTACGGTCTTCCTTTCAAACTAGCCAAAGGCTCGGATGCAGCGAAGGGAGCAGCAATGGCTATGAAGCCAACTGAGATTCAATGA
- the LOC123313089 gene encoding sedoheptulokinase-like isoform X2, with protein sequence MLKVDMDGYALGIDIGTTSVKVCVLNLRDNVVVAEQSKDTQSNVPSDQGIDGNKQDVPKILSAINTCVAKFSKDLLQQVIRIGVCGQMHGVMFWQHKSSKAWERIEKDGMLVRYDVKPDQVSNLYTWQDNRCTREFLDTLPKPDSHLRVYSGFGIATMFWMIKNRPDEMEKYNRAGTIQDFAVSMLCDSDTHYISEQNAASWGYFNCRTYKWNLEMLEEAGFPIEILPEIKMSGQIAGYLADTWHSIPQGTPIGIAMGDLQCSVLSTIEEGTDATLNISTSAQIAYVVNKKLQDDELGGPPKETSMTYLPYFNNTFLAVAASLNGGNSLATFVRVLQQWILEFGFSIPQGKVWTKLIDLSKEEKAYSDLEVNPTCWGERHNPELTASVSNINVGNLGLGQVFKAMCEGLIKNLHSMMPKEVLEDASVKRIVCSGSGITRNETLQNAVKDIYGLPFKLAKGSDAAKGAAMAMKPTEIQ encoded by the exons ATGCTGAAG GTAGATATGGATGGATACGCTTTAGGAATAGACATTGGCACCACTTCCGTGAAGGTTTGTGTGTTGAATCTTAGAGATAATGTTGTGGTTGCTGAACAAAGTAAAGATACACAGTCTAACGTTCCTAGTGATCAAGGCATAGATGGTAACAAACAAGATGTACCTAAAATATTATCAGCCATCAACACCTGTGTGGCTAAGTTCTCCAAGGATCTGTTGCAACAG GTGATTAGAATAGGTGTCTGTGGACAAATGCACGGAGTGATGTTTTGGCAGCATAAATCCTCTAAGGCTTGGGAAAGGATAGAAAAAGACGGGATGCTAGTTAGATACGACGTGAAACCTGATCAAGTATCTAATCTTTACACTTGGCAGGACAATAGATGTACTAGGGAATTTTTGGATACCCTGCCTAAACCAGATTCCCATCTAAGGGTTTATAGTGGTTTTGGAATTGCAACGATGTTCTGGATGATCAAAAATCG ACCTGAcgaaatggaaaaatataaCCGGGCTGGCACAATTCAAGATTTCGCTGTATCGATGTTATGCGATAGCGACACACATTACATTTCTGAACAGAACGCTGCGAGTTGGGGTTATTTCAATTGCAGAACGTACAAATGGAACTTGGAAATGTTGGAGGAAGCCGGTTTTCCTATCGAAATATTGCCCGAGATCAAAATGAGCGGACAAATAGCCGGGTACTTGGCCGATACTTGGCATTCCATTCCTCAAGGAACTCCCATAG GTATTGCAATGGGAGATCTCCAATGTTCCGTGCTCTCTACAATCGAGGAGGGCACAGATGCAACTCTTAACATCTCGACATCCGCACAGATAGCATACGTTGTGAACAAAAAACTGCAAGATGATGAACTTGGGGGCCCTCCCAAAGAAACGTCCATGACATATCTGCCCTACTTCAACAACACCTTTTTGGCCGTTGCTGCTTCCCTGAACGGGGGCAATTCTCTGGCTACCTTCGTCAGGGTGCTGCAACAGTGGATTTTGGAATTCGGTTTTTCCATACCTCAAG GTAAGGTCTGGACGAAGCTTATAGATTTGAGCAAAGAGGAAAAGGCCTACTCAGACCTGGAGGTAAACCCAACATGTTGGGGCGAAAGGCATAACCCCGAATTGACGGCCAGTGTGTCGAACATCAATGTGGGAAATTTGGGTTTGGGGCAGGTTTTCAAGGCGATGTGCGAGGGTTTGATTAAGAATCTACACAG CATGATGCCGAAGGAGGTGCTAGAAGATGCCAGCGTGAAAAGAATAGTTTGTAGCGGTTCGGGTATCACGAGGAACGAAACTTTACAAAACGCCGTCAAAGATATCTACGGTCTTCCTTTCAAACTAGCCAAAGGCTCGGATGCAGCGAAGGGAGCAGCAATGGCTATGAAGCCAACTGAGATTCAATGA
- the LOC123314498 gene encoding THO complex subunit 4, giving the protein MVDKIEMSLDDIIKSNKPRRGGNAGGRRGRGGGRGAKNGGQPRRSFRNSGSAGGSGVQRGRGRGGIARSYNRGDVNSAWKHDLFEGYGPRKLSGARAMVQANMGPTKLLVSNLDFGVSDSDIQELFAEFGPLKSAAVHYDRSARSLGTADVIFERRSDAIKAMKQYNGVPLDGRAMNIQLTTSEIPSPIRRNGPSPQKFQSRSPRNSGGGRGRGSNRGGRPGRGRTPRTQKKQPTAEELDAELEAYTKEMK; this is encoded by the exons ATGGTGGATAAAATAGAAATGAGCTTGGATGATATAATAAAATCTAACAAACCACGCCGAGGAGGTAACGCTGGTGGAAGAAGGGGCCGAGGAGGAGGACGGGGTGCCAAAAACGGTGGACAACCCAGAAGGAGTTTCAGAAATTCTGGATCGGCTGGCGGCTCTGGTGTTCAAAGAGGCAGGGGTCGTGGAGGAATCGCTCGATCCTACAATCGg GGAGATGTTAACAGTGCATGGAAGCATGATCTTTTTGAAGGGTACGGACCAAGAAAATTGTCCGGTGCCCGAGCAATGGTCCAAGCAAATATGGGACCAACTAAACTTTTGGTCTCCAACTTGGACTTTGGAGTGTCAGACTCTGACATTCAAGAACTTTTTGCTGAATTTGGACCTCTTAAAAGTGCTGCAGTGCACTATGACAGGTCAGCAAGATCATTAGGAACAGCCGATGTAATATTTGAGAGAAGAAGTGATGCCATTAAAGCAATGAAGCAATACAATGGTGTACCTTTGGATGGTAGAGCTATGAATATACAATTGACCACATCTGAGATCCCTTCACCTATAAGACGAAATGGGCCTTCCCCTCAAAAGTTCCAAAGTAGGAGCCCTAGAAATTCTGGAGGTGGCAGAGGACGAGGTAGCAATAGAGGAG GACGACCAGGCAGAGGACGAACCCCAAGAACACAAAAAAAGCAGCCCACTGCTGAAGAGTTGGACGCTGAATTGGAAGCATATACGAAAGAGATGAAGTAG
- the LOC123314508 gene encoding ADP-ribosylation factor-like protein 6-interacting protein 1 isoform X2, giving the protein MSLKKELKLQEVKNKLENWKEIIIPLYKILIWEKQWHPFAIAGVTTSIFLFIWLSDMSVLTIFSLLGLIITVSDYLVPIIVSSLMKPDSWTPQKEALLDTLCGEILIIKMKIELDCSTYCKLRESHPKMYVTLTAFALGMLAWFGNIFNNLLIAYLLVTSILLLPGAERTKVYSHIHEIQNRIFKEYVNPRFQATKKEE; this is encoded by the exons ATGTCTCTAAAAAAA GAATTAAAATTGCAAGAAGTTAAGAATAAGTtggaaaattggaaagaaatcaTAATACCgctttataaaattttgatttggGAAAAACAATGGCATCCTTTTGCTATAGCTGGAG TTACTACCTCGATATTCTTGTTTATATGGCTGTCAGATATGAGTGTTTTAACCATATTTTCTCTGCTTGGCCTAATTATAACTGTGTCTGATTATTTGGTACCAATTATTGTGTCATCTCTTATGAAGCCTGATTCGTGGACACCTCAGAAAGAAGCTCTTTTAGATACCCTTTGTGGAGAGATTTTGAtcattaaaatgaaaattgaacttGATTGCTCAACATACTGTAAACTCAGAGAAAGTCATCCGAAAATG TATGTTACTTTGACTGCGTTTGCACTTGGCATGTTAGCCTGGTTTGGAAACATCTTCAACAACTTGCTGATAGCATACCTATTGGTTACATCGATACTTCTGTTACCCGGAGCTGAACGCACTAAAGTTTACAGtcatattcacgaaattcaaaacagaattttcaaagaatatGTTAATCCGAGGTTTCAGGCAACGAAGAAAGAGGagtag
- the LOC123314508 gene encoding ADP-ribosylation factor-like protein 6-interacting protein 1 isoform X1: MSLKKVVENEKNETSSLCPSPIYPESLELKLQEVKNKLENWKEIIIPLYKILIWEKQWHPFAIAGVTTSIFLFIWLSDMSVLTIFSLLGLIITVSDYLVPIIVSSLMKPDSWTPQKEALLDTLCGEILIIKMKIELDCSTYCKLRESHPKMYVTLTAFALGMLAWFGNIFNNLLIAYLLVTSILLLPGAERTKVYSHIHEIQNRIFKEYVNPRFQATKKEE; the protein is encoded by the exons ATGTCTCTAAAAAAA GTTGTTGAGAATGAGaaaaatgaaacatcctctTTATGTCCTAGTCCTATCTATCCCGAATCCTTG GAATTAAAATTGCAAGAAGTTAAGAATAAGTtggaaaattggaaagaaatcaTAATACCgctttataaaattttgatttggGAAAAACAATGGCATCCTTTTGCTATAGCTGGAG TTACTACCTCGATATTCTTGTTTATATGGCTGTCAGATATGAGTGTTTTAACCATATTTTCTCTGCTTGGCCTAATTATAACTGTGTCTGATTATTTGGTACCAATTATTGTGTCATCTCTTATGAAGCCTGATTCGTGGACACCTCAGAAAGAAGCTCTTTTAGATACCCTTTGTGGAGAGATTTTGAtcattaaaatgaaaattgaacttGATTGCTCAACATACTGTAAACTCAGAGAAAGTCATCCGAAAATG TATGTTACTTTGACTGCGTTTGCACTTGGCATGTTAGCCTGGTTTGGAAACATCTTCAACAACTTGCTGATAGCATACCTATTGGTTACATCGATACTTCTGTTACCCGGAGCTGAACGCACTAAAGTTTACAGtcatattcacgaaattcaaaacagaattttcaaagaatatGTTAATCCGAGGTTTCAGGCAACGAAGAAAGAGGagtag
- the LOC123314509 gene encoding ubiquitin-conjugating enzyme E2 S, whose protein sequence is MSNNLENLSPQVIRGVIREMQELVSEPPEGIKVQINEENVADIQAHIEGPAGTPYANGVFKVKLTLGKAFPQEPPKAYFLTKIFHPNVAVNGEICVNTLKKDWKSDLGIKHILLTIKCLLIVPNAESALNEEAGKLLLEQYEDYCQRAKMMTEIHAQANKLTKTSVASDAPVAKKLASDKSKPGMTTEKKKVLKDKKRALKRL, encoded by the exons atgTCCAACAATTTAGAAAATTTGTCACCCCAAGTAATAAGAGGTGTTATTCGAGAGATGCAAGAACTCGTATCTGAACCCCCCGAAGGTATCAAAGTTCAGATTAATGAGGAGAATGTTGCAGACATACAAGCGCACATTGAGGGTCCAGCAg GTACACCATATGCTAATGGAGTTTTCAAAGTGAAGTTAACACTTGGGAAGGCTTTTCCACAGGAACCACCAAAAGCTTATTTCCTAActaaaattttccatccaaatgTGGCAGTAAATGGAGAAATATGTGTAAATACCCTAAAGAAAGATTGGAAATCGGATCttggtatcaagcatatcttacTCACTATCAAATGTTTGTTGATTGTTCCAAATGCAGAATCTGCATTAAATGAGGAAGCTGGAAAATTATTATTGGAACAGTATGAGGATTATTGTCAAAGAGCCAAAATGATGACTGAAATTCATGCCCAG GCCAACAAATTGACTAAAACATCAGTTGCTAGTGATGCTCCTGTGGCCAAGAAACTTGCATCAGATAAAAGTAAACCAGGTATGACCACAGAGAAGAAAAAAGTGCTGAAGGATAAAAAACGTGCTCTTAAAAGATTATGA
- the LOC123314152 gene encoding uncharacterized protein LOC123314152 has product MLASLIGFFLFSVLLVRKFFWRSIRILKLVPGPAGYPLIGNVPEIFYKSPGDLFTMIREFSTKYSIYRLSLGRVDIINIVNPEDIEQVLTGYQHLSKSKLYTYFNSWLGTGLLTSTGEKWHNRRKLLTPAFHFRILQQFFIVFKEETDRVIRKIEEISADKDSIDIMPIVTQFTLQTIGETAMGFKNIDESIMNIYKWNVLKMGKIVINRVIRPWYDEDFIYRLTKYYREERRVAECLHNFSRTVIEQRKRTFSEDSFSENAGRKKRLLDILLKAKEDGADIDDDGIREEVDTFMFEGHDTTAAALSLILMLLADNPVHQEKVAAEISEVVGPESDLLYSDTQKLPYLERCIKEGLRLYPSVPMISRTAGCDYVTSSGYRIPAGTTLHMHIFDLHRKPDIYPDPDRFDPDRFLRESCAGRHPFAYLPFSAGPRNCIGQKFAMLELKTFIIGIIRTFRMEAVTKQSDIVLETDFVLKTSEPIKIKLVNAVKKMSVLEKMPHLVKLGIWMAFFTLLLLIGKTLFRHLRNILVLRAIPSPPTPPIIGLATEFFKDTQDEIFRKCREYSKLYRPIYRMSLFHIDAISFVNAADIELVLSSYSHLQKSNTYYFLRRWLGTGLLTSTGDKWHARRKLLTPTFHFKILQDFLNVFNEETNKLVGKIEASLEDSGIDITRHIDNLTLQSVGETAMGFDLVDEGILIDYRQNLRKIGKIIIDRITFCLYRFDFIYRWTPLAHEEKIVTQSLHRFSETVIRRRKLMRRGSTVERKRLAMLDLLLKYKEEGADIDDDGIREEVDTFLFEGHDTTAIALCMLIILLANHQDIQDKVIKEIEEVLGSKPRNPTHEDLPKLEYLECCIKESLRLYPSVPTIGRIAGEDFTSSTGYQIPKGTILLMQIFDLHRDASVFPDPEKFNPDRFKSENTKGRNPFTYIPFSAGPRNCIGQKFAMWEIKAVICGLLQNFRLLPVDTPTDIKFYMDLILRTNCPIRVKFVKRQ; this is encoded by the exons ATGCTTGCCTCTCTGATCGGTTTCTTCCTTTTTTCCGTTCTTCTCGTGCGAAAGTTCTTCTGGAGATCCATTCGCATCCTTAAACTGGTACCAGGACCTGCCGGATATCCCTTGATAGGAAATGTTCCGGAAATTTTTTATAAGAGTCCAG GTGATCTATTCACAATGATAAGAGAATTCTCCACGAAATATTCGATATATAGACTTTCATTGGGAAGAGTCGATATAATAAATATAGTAAATCCAGAGGACATTGAG CAAGTTTTAACGGGATATCAGCATCTTTCCAAGAGCAAATTGTATACGTACTTCAATTCATGGTTGGGTACAggacttttgacgagcacag GAGAAAAATGGCATAACCGCAGAAAACTCCTCACTCCTGCTTTTCACTTCAGGATACTCcaacaattttttatagtcTTCAAAGAGGAAACTGATAGAGTAATTCGTAAAATCGAAGAAATTTCTGCTGATAAAGATTCCATAGATATTATGCCTATCGTCACCCAATTCACTCTACAAACTATTGGAG AAACGGCGATGGGTTTTAAAAACATCGACGAGTCCATCATGAATATCTACAAGTGGAACGTCTTAAAGATGGGAAAAATTGTTATAAATCGCGTGATAAGGCCTTGGTATGACGAAGATTTCATTTATAGACTCACCAAGTATTACAGAGAAGAAAGAAGGGTCGCCGAATGTCTTCACAACTTTTCGAGAACGGTGATCGAACAAAGAAAGCGTACATTTTCTGAAGAttcattttctgaaaatgctggAAGGAAGAAACGATTACTGGACATATTGCTGAAGGCGAAAGAAGACGGAGCTGATATAGATGATGATGGAATAAGAGAAGAAGTGGACACTTTCATGTTCGAG ggCCACGACACGACTGCTGCTGCTCTTTCTTTGATTCTTATGTTATTAGCGGATAATCCTGTACACCAG GAGAAAGTAGCTGCGGAAATATCGGAAGTAGTCGGTCCAGAATCGGACTTACTGTATTCTGACACTCAGAAGCTTCCATATCTGGAACGCTGCATCAAGGAAGGCCTGCGTCTATATCCCAGCGTCCCGATGATATCAAGGACCGCAGGATGCGATTACGTGACGTCATCAGGATACAGGATACCGGCTGGAACCACCTTGCACATGCACATCTTCGATCTTCACCGCAAACCGGACATTTATCCGGATCCGGATCGATTCGATCCGGATAGATTTTTGAGGGAGAGCTGTGCGGGTAGACATCCCTTCGCTTATCTACCTTTCAGCGCTGGACCCAGAAACTGCATAG gtCAAAAGTTCGCCATGCTGGAATTGAAAACTTTTATTATCGGAATAATAAGGACATTCAGGATGGAAGCAGTGACAAAACAAAGCGATATTGTCCTAGAAACAGATTTCGTTCTTAAAACGTCGGAGCcgattaaaataaaatt AGTGAATGCAGTAAAAAAGATGTCTGTTTTAGAAAAAATGCCCCACTTAGTGAAATTAGGGATCTGGATGGCATTTTTCACACTTTTGTTGTTAATTGGAAAAACGCTATTCCGACATCTTCGAAACATCCTCGTCTTGCGGGCGATTCCATCGCCTCCGACTCCACCGATTATAGGCTTGGCCactgaatttttcaaagatACTCAGG ATGAAATTTTCCGAAAATGTCGTGAATATTCCAAGCTATATCGTCCAATATACAGAATGTCCCTTTTTCACATTGACGCCATCAGTTTTGTGAACGCTGCGGACATTGAG CTAGTGTTGTCCAGTTACTCTCATCTACAAAAAAGCAATACGTACTACTTTCTCAGAAGATGGTTAGGAACAGGTCTTCTGACTAGCACTG GCGATAAATGGCATGCACGAAGAAAACTACTGACTCCAACTTtccatttcaaaattttacAAGATTTTCTTAATGTTTTCAATGAAGAAACCAACAAACTTGTGGGAAAAATTGAAGCCAGCCTGGAGGATTCCGGAATTGATATCACGAGACATATCGATAATCTCACTCTTCAAAGTGTGGGCG AAACAGCTATGGGCTTTGATTTGGTTGATGAAGGTATACTCATAGATTATCGACAGaatctgaggaaaattggaaagaTCATCATAGATCGAATAACATTTTGCTTGTATAGATTTGATTTTATCTACCGTTGGACACCACTAGCTCACGAAGAAAAAATAGTCACACAAAGCCTGCACCGTTTTTCTGAAACTGTAATCAGAAGGAGAAAATTAATGAGAAGAGGTAGTACCGTAGAAAGGAAGAGACTAGCTATGTTGGATCTGCTGCTCAAGTACAAAGAGGAAGGAGCAGATATCGATGATGATGGAATTAGAGAAGAAGTTGATACCTTCTTATTCGAA ggACATGACACAACTGCCATTGCTCTGTGCATGTTAATTATTTTGCTGGCAAATCACCAGGATATCCAG GATAAAGTGATAAAAGAAATAGAAGAAGTTTTGGGAAGCAAGCCCAGAAACCCTACCCATGAAGATTTACCAAAATTAGAATATCTGGAATGCTGTATCAAAGAATCGTTGAGGCTTTATCCCAGTGTTCCCACGATAGGAAGAATAGCTGGGGAAGATTTCACAAGTTCAACAGGATATCAAATTCCCAAAGGGACAATATTGTTGATGCAAATATTCGACTTGCATAGGGATGCTTCCGTTTTTCCAGATCCTGAAAAATTCAATCCTGATAGATTCAAATCTGAGAACACAAAGGGACGGaatcctttcacttatattccTTTCAGTGCCGGACCACGAAATTGCATTG GTCAAAAATTCGCAATGTGGGAAATCAAAGCTGTTATTTGTGGTTTGTTGCAAAATTTTCGACTTTTACCGGTGGATACACCCACGGATATAAAATTTTATATGGACCTCATTCTGCGGACGAATTGTCCGATCAGAGTGAAATTCGTCAAAAGACAGTGA